A window of Candidatus Dojkabacteria bacterium contains these coding sequences:
- a CDS encoding MGMT family protein encodes MKYFEQVYEVVNRIPEGKVATYGQVASILGNPRAARVVGYALRLLTDEERQIPWWRVVNAKGFLSIDHGHGGFEKVLQADLLRDEGVKVDDQFILELESYLWDGR; translated from the coding sequence ATGAAATACTTCGAGCAGGTATATGAGGTAGTAAACAGAATCCCAGAGGGCAAAGTGGCCACATATGGTCAGGTTGCCTCAATCTTGGGCAATCCTAGAGCCGCACGAGTGGTTGGTTACGCGCTTAGACTGCTCACAGATGAGGAGAGACAGATACCGTGGTGGCGAGTAGTAAATGCGAAGGGATTTCTCTCGATCGATCATGGGCATGGTGGGTTTGAGAAGGTGCTTCAGGCAGATCTATTGAGGGATGAGGGGGTCAAGGTGGATGATCAGTTTATTCTGGAGCTAGAGAGCTATCTGTGGGATGGGAGGTAG
- a CDS encoding DUF2334 domain-containing protein, which translates to MRYKAQNYNYRRKKKKNKLVFQVLFLGIMLLGVGFLSYSVTDFMYDKKEVGNTGISTVDLAYSATAEGEVEGVSLDKALCNRFEEVGGEAFHSAYTDRKWYLITNNPSDSTLRFTTIPSNEFVKFFNAYKDQLNLQVQYSIVGTDDLADLPLVEEESFELDIPLARYNPGIYEVKAIIRSDCGKFETEAFEYNLSYPVYVNFTLDWDGNLVKDETFTKLADLSDQYNAPITHFWNPRLYVSKQYSEAYRARATDWVKQRATAGDEIGLHLHMFFDMVESTGVTVRQTPAWGWNTHDGYDVMVYGYSQQELGKIIDWSRKQFDERGLPDPKVFRAGGWQADEDTLIVLQQKGFYADSSGRTRFTLGTNGIPVPWDLKVETQPYRPNRYDQNLGSGSPADILRIWEYPNNGGDCTALSSYEVLGRFGQIYNGRPVDEAKVFNFLSHPDYFYKDEPCVSGTLEGISKHSYENDQGPVIFETINNVHNLVAK; encoded by the coding sequence ATGAGATATAAAGCGCAAAATTACAATTACAGAAGAAAGAAGAAAAAGAACAAGCTGGTTTTCCAAGTTCTATTTTTAGGCATCATGCTCTTAGGGGTTGGATTCCTCTCATATTCCGTTACAGACTTTATGTATGACAAGAAGGAGGTGGGAAATACTGGTATTTCCACCGTCGACCTAGCATATTCTGCAACAGCAGAAGGTGAGGTAGAGGGAGTCTCGCTTGATAAGGCGCTGTGTAATCGCTTTGAGGAGGTGGGTGGAGAGGCTTTTCACTCGGCTTATACCGATCGTAAGTGGTATCTAATTACTAACAATCCCTCAGACTCGACTTTAAGATTTACGACCATCCCATCAAATGAGTTTGTGAAATTTTTTAATGCATACAAGGATCAGCTAAATCTTCAGGTTCAATACTCTATCGTTGGCACAGATGACTTAGCGGATCTTCCACTCGTCGAAGAAGAGAGCTTTGAGCTTGATATTCCGTTGGCTAGATATAATCCTGGTATATACGAAGTTAAGGCGATAATACGCAGCGATTGTGGGAAATTTGAAACTGAGGCATTCGAATATAATCTTTCATATCCAGTGTATGTCAATTTCACGCTTGACTGGGACGGCAATCTTGTCAAGGATGAGACCTTCACTAAGCTTGCTGATTTATCCGATCAGTACAATGCGCCAATTACTCACTTCTGGAACCCAAGGCTTTATGTTTCTAAGCAATATTCAGAGGCATATCGGGCACGAGCTACAGATTGGGTTAAGCAAAGAGCTACAGCAGGTGATGAAATTGGCCTACATCTTCATATGTTTTTTGACATGGTCGAAAGTACCGGTGTAACAGTGAGGCAGACTCCTGCTTGGGGATGGAATACTCATGATGGATACGATGTAATGGTTTATGGCTATTCTCAGCAGGAGTTAGGCAAAATAATCGATTGGTCGAGGAAGCAGTTTGACGAACGTGGTCTTCCAGATCCAAAAGTCTTCCGAGCCGGAGGATGGCAGGCAGATGAAGATACACTTATAGTATTGCAACAGAAGGGCTTCTATGCCGACTCTTCTGGTAGGACACGCTTTACACTTGGCACCAATGGCATACCAGTTCCATGGGATCTGAAGGTTGAGACGCAACCATATAGGCCAAACAGGTATGATCAGAATCTGGGCTCTGGATCGCCCGCCGACATTTTGCGAATTTGGGAGTATCCCAACAATGGTGGTGACTGCACGGCACTTTCTTCGTATGAAGTGCTAGGAAGGTTTGGTCAAATTTACAATGGCAGACCGGTTGATGAAGCAAAAGTATTCAACTTTCTGTCACATCCAGATTACTTCTACAAAGATGAGCCGTGTGTAAGCGGCACTTTGGAAGGGATAAGCAAACATAGCTATGAAAACGACCAGGGACCTGTTATATTTGAGACTATTAACAATGTACATAATTTAGTTGCCAAGTGA
- a CDS encoding Ig-like domain-containing protein, translating into MDFNDFRIRALEEYVKEYLPSFESRVVVLIIFLLLLIAINVGFFIIRRKYKKKAGDASAAKVTSVWYKKIGLWLWDKKYHILLVIFDILLLILMWVVFYMAFIIRPNVIGSTPDVNAYMVSGEQPIEIEFDLPIDQETVKFNMSPEVEGKWEWEGIWGSDSLKRKVKFTPKESIYPGSVVVIYITGIRLPWSDGKQHEQAVEFYGPKVPQIYQTIPDADSADVPVNKPLYVEYDSPLGSFVELKYEISPEVKFTVDLSGDYVHMLNLEEELKQDSEYTLKIYRNLRSYNVENGEDIERSDTETILDMKFKTVTTPYLKSQSPKGNAAPADSEIIAVFDQKMDKAEVENNFSIEPATEGRIEWRDDYTFVFIPNADLTKGQSYTVKFNKGLMSGSSGVTQEDIIFTFGVAGKVVVSSFSPTNGATGIEPAGLVISAQFNQPVDKESAQSHFSLSPSVAGTFSWEGDLMRYTLSTSAAYATRYTATVSAGVKTVYGIDSDQAFSTGFTTRANVFTISGIPYYRQQETFTCNIAATRMVLGYYGINMTENQIRSGVGTSDNPNVGWVSGYGVHIGPVSNFVSGYRQVETHTGWNTTDLLRNVQNGDPVILWWYNRYSQPRGAYTLPSGVTGYMGMHSEIVYGFAGTPENPTAIYVMDPWRGYLTYDPATFYSNWAYLNYTALVVR; encoded by the coding sequence ATGGACTTTAACGATTTCAGAATTCGAGCACTTGAAGAGTATGTTAAGGAGTATCTCCCATCATTCGAATCAAGAGTAGTTGTATTAATAATTTTCCTACTACTGCTTATAGCTATAAATGTAGGATTCTTTATTATTCGCCGAAAATATAAGAAAAAGGCAGGTGATGCATCAGCTGCTAAGGTGACTTCTGTCTGGTATAAGAAGATTGGCCTTTGGCTTTGGGATAAGAAATATCACATATTGCTAGTAATTTTCGATATTCTGCTGCTTATATTGATGTGGGTGGTCTTCTACATGGCATTTATCATTAGACCAAATGTCATTGGCTCCACACCCGATGTTAATGCATATATGGTCTCGGGTGAGCAGCCAATTGAAATAGAGTTTGATTTGCCGATAGATCAGGAGACTGTAAAGTTTAATATGTCACCAGAAGTTGAGGGTAAATGGGAATGGGAAGGCATCTGGGGAAGCGACTCCTTAAAACGAAAGGTTAAATTTACTCCTAAAGAGTCTATCTACCCTGGTTCGGTAGTCGTAATCTATATTACAGGTATCAGACTTCCATGGAGCGATGGGAAGCAGCATGAGCAGGCTGTTGAATTCTATGGCCCCAAAGTACCACAAATATACCAGACAATACCTGACGCTGACAGCGCAGATGTGCCTGTTAACAAACCACTCTATGTTGAATATGATTCTCCATTAGGCAGCTTCGTTGAGCTTAAGTATGAGATCTCTCCTGAGGTGAAGTTCACAGTCGATCTATCCGGTGATTATGTTCATATGCTTAATCTAGAGGAAGAATTGAAACAGGATAGTGAGTATACATTAAAGATTTACAGAAACTTGCGCTCATACAATGTAGAGAACGGTGAAGATATCGAGCGAAGCGACACAGAGACTATCTTGGATATGAAGTTTAAGACAGTTACGACTCCATATCTTAAGTCTCAGTCTCCAAAAGGAAATGCCGCACCTGCAGATTCTGAGATAATCGCCGTGTTCGATCAAAAAATGGATAAAGCTGAAGTTGAGAATAACTTCAGCATTGAGCCTGCAACCGAAGGGCGAATAGAGTGGCGCGATGATTATACATTTGTATTTATTCCAAACGCAGATCTAACAAAAGGCCAGTCGTATACTGTTAAATTTAATAAAGGGTTGATGAGCGGTAGCAGCGGCGTAACTCAGGAAGACATTATCTTTACATTTGGCGTGGCTGGTAAAGTAGTTGTTTCATCATTTAGTCCTACGAACGGTGCGACAGGCATTGAGCCAGCAGGGCTTGTTATCAGCGCACAATTTAACCAACCAGTTGACAAAGAGTCGGCACAATCACACTTCTCGCTTTCACCGTCTGTCGCGGGTACATTCAGCTGGGAAGGAGATCTGATGAGATACACCCTCTCTACATCTGCAGCATATGCAACAAGATATACTGCAACTGTAAGTGCTGGCGTTAAAACAGTTTACGGAATTGACTCTGATCAAGCATTCTCGACTGGGTTCACTACACGCGCGAATGTATTTACAATCAGTGGCATCCCTTACTATCGCCAGCAGGAAACCTTTACCTGCAATATTGCTGCTACACGGATGGTTTTGGGATATTACGGCATAAATATGACTGAGAACCAGATCCGCAGTGGAGTTGGTACTAGCGATAACCCGAATGTCGGTTGGGTATCAGGGTATGGAGTTCATATAGGCCCAGTATCAAATTTTGTTAGCGGATACCGACAAGTTGAAACGCACACAGGCTGGAATACGACAGATCTTCTTCGAAATGTTCAGAATGGCGATCCAGTGATTCTGTGGTGGTATAACCGTTATAGCCAGCCTAGAGGTGCCTACACATTGCCTTCCGGGGTTACAGGCTATATGGGTATGCATTCTGAGATAGTATATGGTTTTGCTGGTACACCGGAGAACCCGACAGCTATCTACGTCATGGATCCATGGAGAGGTTATCTTACCTATGACCCAGCGACCTTCTACTCGAACTGGGCATACCTAAACTACACAGCATTGGTGGTGCGTTAA
- a CDS encoding CapA family protein, whose amino-acid sequence MPTYNYSDRRSVVYNPNRRAREQQQRSKSQSKPQGKPQSKHSGGSLKRILGYTLVGFVALNIIGAVFFNNTYRSYINAVTYKAKEFQINYRTYKVQISEDLPEDFAADLQDALDEVEYKGKKRYEFVDGNADLQIGYGSIEDEMLVLSNQVLLPVVNLYSLKDSTDANELNSSSVALVTLSSYESIVTALFPDQQIIVVENTADIEWLDSTIAIVMMSDLTADLKLLSYEGVYYLDSFDSGSLPASLGVIESSADDSVGRTLIGLAKQEVDVEQELTDERVLKLNMTGVTALSRNLAFKIDASGDPAYAATKISDFLADADLTHTSNEVSFIDDCVPVRSMSFCSNSDYLAALDAIGLDIIELTGNHNNDYGAVHNTNSIGMYKERGWSYFGGGLDSTDAAKILYKEVDGTKLAFIGYNYYDTMNGSGALASASRAGANSFSFEKMEADIKAAKEAGAVVIVDFQFQECYSYPASDVIFPPCYKALTSPDQVGVFRQAVEDGADIVVGTQAHQPQTFEVYNGKTIFYGLGNLFFDQIPWIGTRQGLVLTHYFVDGKHVQTKVSTTIYDNDMRPYVTEGEDRELLLGLLEDARASL is encoded by the coding sequence ATGCCTACATATAACTATTCTGACAGGCGAAGCGTTGTATACAACCCGAACCGCCGAGCAAGAGAGCAACAGCAACGCAGCAAGTCTCAGAGCAAGCCACAGGGCAAGCCCCAGAGTAAGCATAGTGGTGGAAGCTTGAAGAGGATTTTAGGCTATACATTGGTAGGATTTGTGGCCCTCAATATCATAGGGGCAGTTTTTTTCAATAATACATATCGCTCATACATTAATGCTGTTACCTATAAGGCTAAGGAGTTCCAGATAAACTACCGAACCTACAAGGTACAAATTAGCGAGGATCTTCCAGAAGATTTTGCAGCTGATTTACAAGATGCACTTGATGAAGTCGAATATAAGGGGAAGAAGAGATATGAATTTGTCGACGGGAATGCCGATCTGCAGATTGGATACGGCTCGATTGAAGATGAGATGCTCGTTTTGAGCAACCAGGTCTTACTTCCGGTCGTCAACCTATACTCGTTAAAAGACTCAACAGACGCAAATGAGCTAAATTCTTCCTCAGTCGCACTCGTAACATTATCCAGTTATGAGAGCATTGTTACTGCACTTTTTCCAGACCAGCAGATCATAGTTGTCGAAAATACGGCAGACATTGAATGGCTAGATAGCACAATTGCAATTGTGATGATGTCTGACCTTACAGCTGATCTGAAGCTGCTAAGCTACGAGGGAGTTTACTATCTAGATAGTTTTGATAGCGGATCGCTGCCAGCAAGCCTTGGGGTCATTGAAAGCAGTGCCGACGACTCTGTTGGTAGGACATTAATCGGGCTTGCCAAGCAGGAGGTGGATGTTGAACAGGAGCTGACAGACGAGCGGGTGCTGAAGCTAAATATGACCGGCGTGACAGCGCTTAGCCGAAATTTAGCCTTTAAGATAGATGCATCAGGTGATCCTGCATATGCAGCGACCAAGATCAGTGATTTTCTAGCCGATGCTGACCTTACCCACACATCAAATGAGGTCTCGTTCATTGATGACTGCGTGCCGGTAAGAAGCATGAGCTTCTGCTCAAACAGTGATTATTTAGCCGCTCTTGATGCTATTGGGCTAGACATAATCGAGCTTACAGGCAACCATAACAACGATTACGGCGCAGTACACAACACAAACTCAATCGGCATGTATAAGGAGAGAGGCTGGAGCTACTTCGGAGGTGGTCTGGATAGCACAGATGCAGCCAAGATCCTCTATAAAGAGGTTGATGGTACAAAGCTAGCCTTCATTGGATATAACTATTACGACACGATGAACGGCTCAGGTGCCTTGGCTTCGGCATCTAGAGCAGGAGCAAATTCGTTCTCATTCGAGAAGATGGAAGCTGATATCAAGGCCGCAAAAGAAGCCGGCGCCGTGGTAATAGTAGACTTCCAGTTTCAGGAGTGTTACTCATATCCAGCCAGCGACGTGATTTTTCCTCCATGCTACAAAGCTTTGACGAGCCCTGACCAGGTAGGCGTATTTCGACAGGCGGTAGAGGATGGGGCAGACATCGTTGTTGGAACACAGGCGCACCAGCCACAGACATTTGAAGTGTACAATGGCAAGACAATCTTCTACGGCCTCGGAAATCTTTTTTTTGACCAGATCCCGTGGATTGGGACGCGCCAAGGGCTTGTGTTAACGCACTATTTCGTCGACGGTAAGCATGTGCAGACAAAGGTAAGCACGACTATTTATGATAATGATATGAGGCCGTATGTGACTGAGGGAGAGGATAGGGAGCTGCTGCTGGGGCTGTTGGAGGATGCGAGAGCGAGCCTTTAG
- a CDS encoding alpha/beta hydrolase, which produces MVKNPDTRNAKSKIQFPTSYNTILNGRKVSYFDTEGELAANNPNYLSQKPPLLLIHGWISVKEIFVTFIHELSHKYRVIAPDYPGFGWSEAIQVGSELDEFSDFTSDFIELLNLGKVNLYGGSLGGVLAAKFAAKYPDKTIKVVARATPVHYSQFPIYFTMLPARLFLKMKPVIHSSQFRYIFRKMWHHERRSLDVLEWDYWEDKLDVRDKVLEVMFDCFEKNVSIELARISMVYLQRLDLLKELRDNKADGLFMINDFDTKVKARLELYEKVPNYKIMRFSSKSHTSLEEDVSEVTRKMIEYYG; this is translated from the coding sequence ATGGTCAAAAATCCCGATACACGCAACGCGAAGAGTAAAATTCAATTTCCTACGAGCTACAATACGATACTGAATGGTAGGAAGGTGTCATATTTCGATACGGAGGGTGAATTGGCAGCCAATAACCCAAATTACCTATCACAGAAGCCACCGTTGCTTTTGATACACGGCTGGATCAGCGTGAAGGAGATATTTGTTACGTTTATTCATGAGCTAAGCCATAAATACAGGGTTATTGCCCCCGATTATCCTGGCTTTGGCTGGTCTGAGGCGATCCAGGTTGGCTCTGAATTAGATGAATTCAGCGATTTTACATCCGATTTCATAGAGCTTCTGAATCTAGGTAAGGTGAATCTGTATGGCGGCTCGCTTGGTGGTGTATTGGCTGCTAAATTTGCTGCAAAATACCCGGATAAAACGATTAAAGTTGTCGCCAGAGCGACGCCAGTGCACTATTCGCAGTTCCCCATCTACTTTACTATGTTGCCAGCAAGGCTATTTCTAAAAATGAAGCCAGTGATCCACAGCTCACAGTTTCGCTATATTTTTCGTAAGATGTGGCACCACGAGCGTAGATCACTAGATGTTCTTGAATGGGATTACTGGGAGGATAAGTTGGATGTTAGAGACAAGGTGCTCGAGGTGATGTTTGACTGCTTTGAGAAGAATGTATCGATAGAGCTAGCGCGTATAAGTATGGTATATCTGCAAAGGCTTGACCTGCTCAAAGAGCTTCGCGATAACAAAGCCGATGGGCTATTTATGATTAACGACTTCGACACAAAGGTTAAAGCAAGGCTTGAACTGTATGAAAAGGTGCCAAACTACAAGATTATGCGATTCAGTTCTAAATCGCATACCTCGCTCGAAGAGGATGTCTCGGAAGTGACACGGAAGATGATTGAATACTACGGATAG
- a CDS encoding GNAT family N-acetyltransferase: MLVPDNFIPPELVKEDYIARKLCASDVYLDYLAVMSSIDIIHKVRSESWPTTDLTIEDDLIDLSWHQREFEYKNSFAYTVMSKDENECYGCIYFYHPSFRFPDGLDKEYEVDVSWWCTQKMYENGFYERLSADVKEWVEKEWPFRHIYYSNRVQ, encoded by the coding sequence ATGTTAGTTCCAGATAATTTTATACCTCCTGAGCTAGTCAAAGAGGATTATATTGCGCGTAAACTTTGTGCTAGTGATGTATATCTTGATTATCTTGCTGTAATGAGCAGCATTGATATTATCCACAAAGTTAGGAGTGAATCGTGGCCAACTACAGACCTCACTATCGAGGATGACCTAATTGACTTATCTTGGCACCAGCGAGAGTTTGAGTATAAGAATTCCTTCGCATACACTGTAATGAGTAAGGATGAAAATGAGTGTTACGGGTGTATTTACTTTTATCATCCGAGCTTTAGGTTCCCAGATGGTTTAGATAAAGAGTATGAGGTAGATGTTTCGTGGTGGTGTACTCAGAAGATGTATGAGAATGGTTTCTATGAGAGGCTTTCAGCGGATGTGAAGGAGTGGGTGGAGAAAGAATGGCCGTTTAGGCATATTTATTACTCGAACCGCGTTCAGTGA
- a CDS encoding sigma-70 family RNA polymerase sigma factor has protein sequence MNRRTVTELDKLAVEAANDKESFGRLYEETYDKLFRYLYWKCGDRDTCEDLLSEVYVTLLEKIHEYDYRRASFVTWLYKIAANRLTDRYRMKEIESIDMSEAELALEGDEVEAQVEIEEFVREVRKLAEVLSYREREIFFMRYGMELSNKEISEALSIREKSVSSTLSKATNRLRDLYSDKIALQNNLLPKSTV, from the coding sequence ATGAACAGACGAACTGTAACTGAGCTTGATAAGCTTGCTGTCGAAGCTGCTAATGATAAAGAGTCGTTTGGACGCCTTTACGAAGAGACTTACGACAAGCTATTTAGGTATCTCTATTGGAAATGCGGAGATAGGGATACCTGTGAGGATCTTCTTTCAGAAGTGTACGTAACGCTTCTTGAGAAGATTCATGAGTACGACTATCGTCGAGCTTCATTCGTGACATGGTTGTATAAGATTGCTGCAAATCGGCTTACGGATAGATACAGAATGAAGGAGATTGAGAGTATTGATATGAGTGAGGCTGAACTGGCACTTGAAGGTGACGAAGTGGAGGCTCAGGTTGAGATAGAGGAATTTGTTCGCGAAGTACGCAAGCTGGCTGAGGTGCTGTCTTATAGGGAGAGAGAGATTTTCTTTATGCGTTACGGAATGGAGCTCTCAAATAAAGAGATTTCTGAGGCTTTGAGTATACGGGAGAAATCGGTTAGCTCAACTCTGTCAAAAGCTACTAACAGACTGCGGGATCTCTATTCAGACAAGATTGCTTTACAGAACAATCTTCTACCTAAGTCCACTGTATAG
- a CDS encoding heparan-alpha-glucosaminide N-acetyltransferase domain-containing protein, whose protein sequence is MSTQKPNSERDNSIDLLRGSVVLWMIITHTNAIFYKFDNQGWLGFFTWLGATVCFTTFLFCSGSVYGIKFKDRGDRIPFEKLWQRVAYILSGYYVAAFAVVILSNQSLPSFNEIMRVLFFVEVPIFTEFILTFALVDILIFAFQKYLRISLSKPYILLIVAVVVYVAAAYLYKVDLKIELLNAYKALFVGHEELHRFGLLSYFPVLAIGLAWGYWSHNIKDRRVFLGIAFAIMAAGIYIAEHRLGFGQDRFPPSLLFLAYGVAYAALFLLLSELITRLKPLASSLKYMSRYTFEYYQLHVIVMYTVSILVAGQRFGAIGAAAAAIFVILVVSLLVRLIELRRSKKLT, encoded by the coding sequence ATGTCGACCCAAAAGCCAAACAGCGAGCGCGACAATTCAATAGATCTTCTACGCGGCTCGGTAGTCCTGTGGATGATTATTACCCATACCAACGCGATTTTTTACAAGTTTGACAACCAAGGGTGGCTTGGGTTCTTTACATGGCTAGGGGCCACTGTCTGCTTTACCACTTTCCTGTTTTGCTCAGGTTCTGTATATGGAATCAAGTTTAAGGATCGCGGCGACAGGATACCATTTGAAAAATTGTGGCAACGTGTTGCATATATATTGTCAGGCTACTATGTGGCAGCATTTGCAGTTGTGATATTGAGCAATCAGTCACTTCCTTCATTTAATGAAATTATGCGCGTGCTATTCTTCGTAGAGGTACCAATTTTCACAGAATTCATACTCACTTTTGCTCTTGTGGACATACTTATATTCGCATTCCAGAAATATCTGAGAATATCCTTGAGTAAGCCATATATTTTACTAATTGTGGCTGTAGTAGTTTATGTTGCCGCAGCATACTTATATAAGGTAGACCTTAAAATAGAGCTGCTAAACGCTTACAAAGCGCTGTTTGTGGGCCACGAAGAACTTCACAGGTTTGGATTACTTTCCTATTTCCCAGTGCTGGCGATAGGTCTGGCTTGGGGCTACTGGAGCCATAACATAAAGGATAGGCGGGTGTTTCTTGGGATCGCTTTTGCAATCATGGCTGCGGGGATCTATATCGCTGAGCATCGACTAGGATTTGGGCAAGATCGGTTCCCACCTTCTCTGCTTTTCTTGGCTTACGGGGTGGCATATGCTGCCCTTTTCTTGCTACTTTCAGAGCTAATCACCAGATTAAAACCGCTTGCGAGCTCATTAAAATATATGAGCCGCTATACCTTTGAGTATTACCAGCTTCACGTTATAGTCATGTACACTGTAAGTATACTTGTTGCAGGACAGCGTTTTGGCGCCATCGGAGCTGCCGCTGCAGCGATTTTCGTTATACTTGTAGTCTCGCTACTGGTTCGGTTAATCGAATTAAGAAGATCCAAGAAGCTTACTTGA